A single region of the Arthrobacter sp. zg-Y820 genome encodes:
- a CDS encoding HAMP domain-containing sensor histidine kinase, with product MSNAAPHRDGTGGRPVLQRLHGWRLRTKLLLATLGLLTLTCCTIGFLSHAVMNVFLVQQLDETLLEASDRAVNFPLPPGGTPPSPDDGNLPDPLDVPGQGGPGMLDVRYYGNTAFSNGVTLDDGTRQALSADDVEVLAALPADRVPVSAELSFGEYRLVSQPQPATGSVVVSGMPLAATKNTLLGLGLTIAAVSLLGLALTAVLGYLIIRRSLRPLEEVAAVATSVSRLPLDVGDVALAERVPQNLADSQTEVGSVGLAFNKMLDNVAHALKVRQRSELQIRQFVADASHELRTPLTSIRGYTEMVRLTEHLSPEGTQSLGRVEAESRRMAGLVDDLLLLARLDEGRQEIRSEVDLTRLLVETVSDARIAARDHHWRIELPEEPVTVTGDPGQLRQVFINLVTNAHVHTPPGTTVDVSLVRDGGDAVLRVADTGAGIPADFQERIFSRFARRDTSRSERTGSSGLGLAIVDAIVAAHHGTITLESVPGDTVFTVRLPVRPASEDIVQPGREPDSSTEVQD from the coding sequence ATGAGCAACGCCGCTCCGCACCGCGACGGCACGGGCGGCCGCCCGGTCCTCCAGAGGCTGCACGGCTGGCGGCTGCGCACCAAGCTCCTGCTGGCCACACTGGGCCTGCTCACGCTGACCTGCTGCACTATCGGCTTTCTCAGCCACGCTGTCATGAACGTCTTCCTGGTGCAGCAACTGGACGAGACCCTGCTGGAGGCCTCGGACCGTGCCGTGAACTTTCCCCTGCCGCCCGGAGGAACGCCGCCGTCGCCCGACGACGGCAACCTGCCCGACCCGCTGGATGTCCCGGGCCAGGGCGGACCGGGAATGCTCGATGTCCGGTATTACGGAAACACGGCCTTCAGCAACGGGGTGACGCTCGACGACGGCACCCGGCAGGCGCTGTCCGCCGACGACGTCGAAGTCCTCGCCGCACTGCCGGCGGACCGCGTTCCGGTGTCCGCCGAACTGTCCTTCGGCGAGTACCGGCTGGTGTCCCAGCCGCAGCCGGCGACCGGGAGCGTGGTGGTCTCCGGAATGCCGCTGGCAGCCACCAAAAACACGCTGCTCGGGCTGGGACTCACCATCGCCGCGGTGTCCCTGCTCGGCCTGGCACTGACCGCCGTCCTGGGTTATCTGATCATCCGGCGCAGCCTGCGCCCGCTGGAGGAAGTGGCGGCCGTCGCCACCAGCGTTTCCCGGCTGCCGCTGGACGTGGGCGACGTCGCGCTGGCCGAACGGGTGCCGCAGAACCTCGCCGATTCCCAAACGGAGGTTGGAAGCGTGGGGCTGGCCTTCAACAAGATGCTGGACAACGTTGCCCATGCCCTGAAAGTGCGCCAGCGCAGCGAACTGCAGATCCGCCAGTTCGTCGCCGACGCCAGCCATGAACTGCGCACACCCCTGACTTCCATCCGCGGCTACACCGAAATGGTTCGTCTCACCGAACACCTCAGCCCGGAGGGCACCCAATCGCTGGGCCGGGTGGAAGCCGAGTCCCGGCGCATGGCCGGCCTCGTTGACGACCTGCTGCTCCTGGCCCGGCTCGACGAAGGGCGGCAGGAGATCCGCAGCGAAGTGGACCTCACGCGCCTGCTGGTCGAGACCGTAAGTGACGCCCGAATTGCCGCCCGGGACCACCACTGGCGCATCGAGCTGCCGGAGGAGCCCGTTACGGTAACGGGTGATCCCGGGCAGCTGCGTCAGGTTTTCATCAACCTGGTCACCAACGCCCATGTGCACACGCCTCCCGGCACCACGGTGGATGTGTCGCTGGTCCGGGACGGCGGCGACGCGGTGCTCAGGGTCGCTGACACCGGTGCCGGAATCCCGGCGGACTTTCAGGAGCGGATCTTCTCGCGCTTCGCCCGCCGCGACACCTCGCGTTCGGAGCGGACCGGGTCTTCCGGGCTGGGACTGGCCATCGTGGATGCCATCGTGGCCGCCCACCACGGAACCATTACGTTGGAAAGCGTGCCGGGAGACACCGTTTTCACTGTCCGGCTGCCCGTGCGGCCAGCATCCGAAGACATCGTGCAGCCGGGGCGGGAACCGGACTCATCCACCGAAGTTCAGGACTGA